In Zingiber officinale cultivar Zhangliang chromosome 11B, Zo_v1.1, whole genome shotgun sequence, a single window of DNA contains:
- the LOC122034117 gene encoding uncharacterized mitochondrial protein AtMg00810-like, whose product MPTSSMLCSSSRCRVCSSTDLEQRFGLFSLLSEYEGSLVLWILVDLAVIDFSKFQQLLVLEQGCKLRTLTRDEYLDVVFGTDWTFLLESKYITGLLQQTKMDGSRPISTPIIEDGFTAPLSSSSMADPQNYRSIVSVLQYVTIIRPDIAFVVNHVCQFMHAPIEHHWESIKRIIRYLKDWVGSPEDRRSTSGYAVFLGRYLIS is encoded by the exons ATGCCGACCTCCTCCATGCTGTGTTCTAGTTCCAGATGCAGAGTCTGTTCTTCCACTGATCTGGAACAAAGATTTGGGCTTTTTAGTTTACTGAG TGAGTACGAGGGTAGTCTTGTGCTGTGGATTTTGGTGGATCTGGCAGTCATTGACTTCAGCAAGTTTCAGCAACTTCTTGTTCTTGAACAAGGCTGTAAATTGAG gactttgacgcgagacgagtatcttgacgtcGTGTTCGGAacagattggacttttctattggag AGCAAATATATTACTGGACTTCTACAACAAACTAAAATGGATGGTTCACgtcctatctccacaccaatcattgaaGATGGTTTCACTGCACCTTTATCCTCGTCTTCAATGGCTGACCCTCAGAACTATCGAAGCATTGTCAGTGTCTTACAATATGTTACCATTATACGACCCGATATTGCTTTCGTTGTCAATCATgtctgtcaatttatgcatgctcctattGAACACCATTGGGAAAGTATTAAGAGAATTATTcgatatctcaaag ATTGGGTTGGATCTCCAGAAGATAGACGTTCTACTAGTGGTTATGCTGTATTTCTTGGACGATATCTTATTTCCTag
- the LOC122034116 gene encoding receptor-like protein EIX2 encodes MNATIAAMNPLLLSRPLLSWCLLAILFTATSGCLSHERDALLAFRAGMNYIPTLRARLSSWGRRAHGDCCSWPGVICHPTTGHVIKLKLRNSSPPPDDPPAAYDYNASPQQVREINSSLLALTELKYLDLSSHDFHGVLFPQFIGSFKELRYLNLSSSYFTGGIPPQIGNLSRLRYLDLQFALDSHVDTLDWLTQFSSLQHLDLSGLDLALTNVASTLSASLKVLRMSECGINSFPISSSLADNFTSLITFDLSGNPSLISVLPEWLWNLSSLAHLDLSYCAFRGGIPDAIGGLSSLTHLDLSFNRELEGSIPGSMAQLRRLEELNLGGNQLTGNFPRWIQQLTSLTTLDLNENLLHGFIPGSLGKFGNLTELDLGGNSFQGALSLVHLDNLTKLELLDLSSNSLNISVHKDWIPPFQLEVAGFGNCDLGPSFPPWLRHQTRINSLDLSGNEIAGVLPDWVWNISQFTIDYLELSDNNIQGKLPNFPEHTNLNMLRLVDNLLEGPLPEKLPVELSTLVLDGNYFSGQLPIWPYVDSVSLSDNKFSGAISSSVCQWTMLSFLDLSSNEFSGEIPHCLGESLYGLEILNLDNNLLSGEIPTTIGFLTSLRILRLSKNGLSGGISSSLQTCSELVLLDLSNNNFSGSIPTWMGETLSSLAFLILGSNHLSGYIPQQLAHSGKLQMLDLSHNNLSGTIPPNIWNFSAMASTSQVRNEELEYLEVELAMKGQMLYYSYISDLIRSIDLSCNNLVGEIPAGVGYLAGLINLNLSMNHLNGSIPQKIGRMESLESLDLSNNELSGNIPETLPSLHFLSHLNLSYNNLSGRIPFLQQLQSLDDPSIYAGNPGLCGPPISKLCSNTKVNQSGEPHETNAHEEGSEWLWIWISIVLGLVMGFWTFCGILFFNKKWRYGYFHMVDSLHDGVLLRLELLLRRD; translated from the coding sequence ATGAACGCTACGATCGCCGCCATGAATCCTTTGCTGCTATCGCGGCCTCTCCTCTCGTGGTGCCTTCTGGCCATTCTTTTCACGGCGACGAGCGGGTGTCTTTCCCACGAGCGGGATGCGCTCCTCGCATTCAGAGCCGGAATGAACTACATCCCCACTCTCCGTGCACGGCTCTCTTCTTGGGGTCGTCGAGCTCACGGCGATTGCTGCAGTTGGCCGGGAGTCATCTGCCACCCCACCACCGGCCATGTGATCAAGCTGAAGCTGAGGAATTCCAGTCCGCCACCGGATGATCCTCCCGCAGCATACGACTACAATGCCTCTCCGCAGCAGGTTCGCGAGATCaactcgtcgttgcttgctttaACTGAGTTGAAGTACTTGGACCTCAGCTCCCATGATTTCCACGGAGTCCTCTTCCCGCAATTCATAGGCTCTTTTAAGGAACTGAGATACCTCAACCTTTCTTCCTCATACTTCACCGGAGGAATTCCTCCTCAGATAGGGAACCTCTCACGCCTCCGCTACCTTGATCTCCAATTTGCTTTGGACTCGCATGTTGACACTCTCGATTGGCTCACTCAATTCTCTTCTCTCCAACACCTGGACCTCAGCGGCTTGGACTTGGCCCTCACCAATGTGGCGTCTACTCTTTCGGCTAGCCTTAAGGTGTTGCGAATGTCAGAGTGTGGGATTAACAGCTTCCCGATTTCTTCCAGCCTTGCTGATAACTTCACCTCTCTTATCACATTTGATCTGTCTGGTAATCCCTCCCTCATCTCTGTTTTGCCAGAGTGGCTCTGGAATCTTAGTAGCCTCGCACACCTTGATCTTAGTTATTGTGCCTTTCGTGGTGGTATTCCTGATGCAATTGGGGGGCTGTCCTCTCTCACTCACCTGGATTTATCATTCAACCGTGAGCTCGAGGGTTCTATTCCTGGTTCTATGGCACAACTACGGAGATTGGAGGAGTTGAATCTGGGAGGTAATCAACTGACAGGTAACTTTCCCCGTTGGATTCAGCAATTGACGAGTCTCACTACTCTTGATCTGAATGAGAATTTACTTCATGGTTTCATACCTGGAAGTTTAGGAAAGTTTGGCAATCTCACCGAATTAGACCTTGGCGGCAATTCCTTCCAAGGTGCCCTGTCGCTGGTCCACTTAGATAATCTAACAAAGTTGGAACTGCTAGATTTGTCTTCCAACTCCCTTAATATATCAGTCCACAAGGATTGGATTCCTCCGTTTCAACTTGAAGTTGCTGGATTCGGAAATTGTGATTTGGGACCTTCTTTTCCACCATGGCTACGACATCAAACTCGTATTAATTCCTTAGATTTGTCTGGCAATGAGATTGCAGGAGTTCTTCCTGATTGGGTGTGGAATATTTCTCAGTTTACTATTGATTATTTGGAGCTCTCCGACAACAATATACAAGGCAAGCTGCCCAATTTTCCAGAGCATACCAATTTGAATATGTTAAGATTGGTTGACAATCTATTAGAAGGTCCATTGCCGGAGAAATTACCAGTCGAACTCTCAACTTTAGTGCTCGACGGAAATTACTTCTCAGGCCAATTGCCAATATGGCCATACGTTGACTCTGTCTCACTTTCCGACAATAAGTTTAGTGGAGCCATATCTTCGTCAGTCTGTCAATGGACGATGCTCTCTTTTCTTGATCTTTCAAGCAACGAGTTTTCAGGTGAAATTCCTCATTGTTTGGGGGAGTCCCTCTATGGCCTAGAGATACTAAACTTGGACAACAACCTTCTTTCCGGAGAAATTCCGACCACGATAGGTTTTCTAACATCCCTACGGATACTGCGATTGAGTAAGAATGGTCTTTCAGGCGGCATTTCTTCATCATTGCAGACATGTTCCGAGTTAGTGCTACTTGATCTCTCCAACAATAATTTCTCAGGGAGCATACCGACATGGATGGGAGAAACATTATCATCACTGGCATTTCTCATACTCGGTTCCAACCATCTCTCCGGTTACATCCCTCAGCAACTAGCACATTCCGGAAAACTTCAAATGTTGGATCTCTCACACAACAATTTGTCAGGAACCATACCTCCCAACATTTGGAACTTCAGTGCCATGGCATCAACGTCTCAAGTTCGGAATGAAGAACTGGAGTACCTCGAAGTAGAACTAGCAATGAAGGGCCAAATGCTCTACTATTCATACATTTCTGACCTTATCAGAAGTATTGATCTTTCATGCAACAACTTAGTCGGAGAGATCCCTGCAGGAGTTGGATATCTTGCAGGGCTAATTAATTTGAACTTGTCCATGAATCACCTGAACGGGAGCATTCCTCAAAAAATTGGAAGGATGGAGTCGCTAGAATCTCTTGATCTGTCCAACAATGAACTTTCAGGCAACATACCAGAGACCCTTCCATCATTGCACTTCTTGAGCCATTTAAATCTGTCATACAACAATCTGTCAGGAAGGATACCATTTCTTCAGCAACTCCAATCTCTCGACGATCCATCCATCTATGCAGGAAATCCTGGATTGTGTGGGCCGCCAATTTCAAAGCTTTGTTCCAATACTAAAGTAAACCAGAGTGGTGAGCCACATGAGACTAATGCACACGAAGAAGGATCTGAGTGGTTGTGGATTTGGATCAGCATCGTGCTCGGACTTGTAATGGGATTTTGGACCTTCTGTGGCATCCTCTTCTTCAATAAGAAATGGAGGTACGGATATTTTCATATGGTGGATAGTTTGCATGATGGAGTCTTACTGCGATTGGAGTTATTACTCCGTCGAGATTAA
- the LOC122035157 gene encoding uncharacterized protein LOC122035157, which yields MASVKKASVLVAASVGAVEALKDQAGLCRWNYALRSVQQHAKSSMRSLSQSARMSSAVSDGRCSERAKQSEESLRSVMYLSCWGPN from the coding sequence ATGGCTTCGGTGAAGAAAGCTTCGGTTTTGGTGGCAGCAAGCGTTGGCGCAGTGGAGGCGCTCAAGGATCAAGCAGGGTTGTGCAGATGGAACTACGCTCTGAGGTCCGTGCAGCAGCACGCCAAGAGCAGCATGAGGTCGCTGTCGCAGTCGGCGAGGATGTCCTCCGCCGTCTCTGATGGGAGATGCAGCGAGCGAGCCAAGCAGTCGGAGGAGTCACTGAGGTCAGTGATGTATCTCAGCTGCTGGGGACCCAACTAG
- the LOC122035323 gene encoding sugar transport protein MST3-like, translating into MAGGAIVQSGSGKEYPGNLTVFVFFTCVVAATGGLIFGYDIGISGGVTTMDSFLEEFFPDVYRNKKRDTSNNKYCTFDSQLLTTFTSSLYLAALIASFFASTVTRAFGRRWSMLGGGITFLVGAAINGAAQNVLMLILGRILLGIGVGFANQSVPLYLSEMAPARLRGMLNIGFQLMITTGILCADLINYGTAKIKGGWGWRVGLALAAVPAAIVTVGALFLPDTPNSLIERGHSEQAKRMLRRIRGTDDILDEYDDLVAASEESKLVKHPWANITQRKYRPQLTMAILIPFFQQLTGINVIMFYAPELFKAMDFGDDASLMSAVITGAVNMVATFVSIFTVDKLGRRKLFLEGGLQMLTSQFVIGTLMAITLGTSGEGHFPKTYAGFLVLFVCIYVMGFAWSWGPLGWLVPSEIFPLEIRSAGQSINVSVNMLFTFVIAQAFLAMLCRFKFGIFYFFCGWVVIMTAFIALFLPETKNVPIEEMVLVWKGHWFWSRFISDDDIHVGTTNVEMGKPNSEF; encoded by the exons ATGGCGGGAGGCGCGATAGTCCAATCTGGCAGCGGCAAGGAGTACCCGGGCAACCTTACTGTTTTCGTCTTCTTCACTTGTGTCGTCGCCGCCACCGGCGGCCTCATCTTCGGCTACGACATCGGCATCTCCG GTGGAGTGACTACGATGGACTCGTTCCTGGAGGAGTTCTTCCCCGACGTCTACCGGAACAAGAAACGGGACACCAGCAACAACAAATACTGCACGTTCGACAGCCAGCTGCTGACGACCTTCACGTCGTCGCTGTACCTGGCGGCGCTCATCGCCTCCTTCTTCGCTTCGACGGTGACGAGGGCGTTCGGTCGCAGGTGGTCTATGCTCGGCGGAGGGATCACGTTCCTCGTCGGCGCGGCGATCAATGGAGCCGCCCAGAATGTGCTCATGCTCATCCTCGGACGCATCCTCCTCGGAATCGGCGTCGGCTTTGCCAATCAG TCGGTCCCACTTTATCTCTCGGAAATGGCTCCGGCGCGCCTCCGTGGCATGCTTAATATCGGATTCCAGCTGATGATCACGACCGGAATCCTCTGCGCCGACCTCATCAACTACGGCACCGCCAAGATCAAGGGCGGCTGGGGGTGGCGGGTCGGCCTCGCACTCGCCGCCGTCCCCGCAGCCATCGTCACCGTCGGCGCGCTCTTCTTGCCCGACACGCCCAACTCCCTCATCGAGCGCGGCCACTCCGAGCAGGCCAAGCGGATGCTCCGGCGCATTCGCGGCACCGACGACATCCTCGACGAGTACGACGACCTCGTCGCGGCCAGCGAGGAGTCGAAGCTGGTGAAGCACCCGTGGGCTAACATCACCCAGAGAAAGTACCGCCCGCAGCTCACCATGGCCATCCTCATCCCCTTCTTCCAGCAGCTGACCGGCATCAATGTGATCATGTTCTACGCCCCTGAGCTCTTCAAGGCAATGGATTTCGGCGACGACGCTTCTCTCATGTCGGCCGTCATCACGGGAGCCGTAAACATGGTCGCCACCTTCGTATCCATTTTCACGGTCGACAAGCTCGGCCGAAGGAAGCTTTTCTTGGAGGGCGGGCTTCAAATGCTCACAAGTCAG TTTGTGATCGGGACTTTAATGGCAATCACACTGGGAACCAGTGGAGAGGGGCACTTTCCGAAGACCTACGCCGGTTTTCTGGTCCTGTTTGTTTGTATCTACGTGATGGGGTTTGCTTGGTCTTGGGGTCCCCTTGGATGGCTGGTTCCGAGCGAGATATTTCCTCTTGAGATCAGGTCGGCGGGGCAGAGCATCAACGTTTCCGTCAACATGCTCTTCACCTTTGTCATTGCTCAAGCCTTCCTCGCCATGCTCTGCCGCTTCAAGTTCGGTATCTTCTACTTCTTCTGCGGGTGGGTGGTCATCATGACCGCCTTCATCGCCCTCTTCCTCCCGGAGACCAAAAACGTGCCGATTGAAGAGATGGTACTTGTCTGGAAAGGCCACTGGTTTTGGAGCAGATTCATTTCAGATGATGACATTCACGTAGGCACTACTAATGTTGAGATGGGTAAACCCAATTCCGAATTTTAG
- the LOC122035018 gene encoding uncharacterized protein LOC122035018 — MVLRLFPCFGRGKRGASSSAEANDDEAEERRGMGPVLLELFASQGCGTSPEAEAVVSRLGREDLREAGEDLPLVAVLAFHVEYWDYRGWRDPFGSSTWTVRQKAYVDALRLDTLYTPLVVVQGRAECVGNDLDAVAAALRSSPRFPSPTMQASFAKPEPDKLEVSFMGALRTKVEGSGVDVMVALYESGLVTDCDGGENKGRMLNNDYVVRRLEKLVSVEDVAAKNIVSGAVEFALWEGFNAAKCGVLLFMQSESLQTFGVQQIQIPDTI; from the exons ATGGTGTTGCGTCTCTTCCCGTGCTTCGGCCGGGGGAAACGCGGTGCGTCCTCGTCGGCCGAAGCCAACGACGACGAAGCCGAGGAGCGGCGGGGGATGGGGCCCGTGCTTCTGGAGCTGTTCGCGTCGCAGGGCTGTGGGACCTCGCCCGAGGCCGAAGCGGTCGTGTCGCGGCTCGGCCGCGAGGATCTACGAGAGGCCGGCGAGGATCTGCCCCTCGTGGCGGTGCTGGCGTTCCACGTCGAGTACTGGGACTACCGCGGCTGGCGCGACCCCTTTGGCTCCAGCACTTGGACCGTCCGCCAGAAGGCCTACGTCGACGCGCTCCGCCTCGACACGCTCTACACCCCGCTCGTGGTCGTACAGGGCCGCGCTGAGTGCGTCGGCAATGACCTCGACGCCGTCGCCGCCGCGCTCCGCTCCTCCCCAAGATTCCCTTCCCCCACTATGCAG GCGAGCTTCGCGAAGCCGGAGCCGGACAAACTGGAGGTGTCGTTCATGGGCGCGCTGCGGACGAAGGTGGAGGGGAGCGGCGTGGACGTGATGGTGGCGCTCTACGAGAGCGGGCTGGTGACCGACTGCGACGGCGGCGAGAACAAAGGGCGAATGCTGAACAATGACTACGTGGTCCGGCGGCTGGAGAAGCTGGTGTCGGTCGAGGACGTCGCGGCGAAGAATATTGTCTCCGGCGCGGTGGAGTTCGCGCTGTGGGAGGGATTCAACGCCGCCAAGTGCGGCGTGCTTCTCTTCATGCAGAGTGAGTCGCTCCAGACATTTGGCGTTCAGCAAATCCAAATCCCCGACACAATCTAA